In Pseudoalteromonas sp. NC201, a single window of DNA contains:
- the folD gene encoding bifunctional methylenetetrahydrofolate dehydrogenase/methenyltetrahydrofolate cyclohydrolase FolD has protein sequence MTANIIDGKAIAKQVRSTVAQRVQDRLAQGLRAPGLAVVLVGQDPASQVYVGSKRKACEEVGFVSKSFDLPGDTSEEQLLALVDELNADPEVDGILVQLPLPEGLDAEKVLERIDPHKDVDGFHPYNVGRLAQRMPALRPCTPKGIITLLDSTGVRYKGMHAVVVGASNIVGRPMSLELLLAGCTTTVCHKFTQDLEAHVRRADLLVVAVGKPEFIPGDWVKEGAIVIDVGINRLESGKLVGDVQYDIAEQNASFITPVPGGVGPMTVASLIENTLEACEKYHS, from the coding sequence ATGACGGCAAACATCATTGATGGCAAAGCTATCGCGAAACAAGTTCGTTCTACTGTTGCACAACGAGTTCAAGACAGACTAGCGCAAGGTCTAAGAGCGCCAGGCTTGGCTGTGGTATTAGTAGGCCAGGATCCCGCGAGCCAAGTTTATGTTGGTTCAAAGCGTAAAGCCTGTGAAGAAGTCGGATTTGTTTCTAAATCTTTCGACTTACCAGGTGACACAAGCGAAGAGCAATTACTTGCGCTTGTTGATGAGCTTAATGCAGATCCTGAAGTTGATGGGATCTTAGTACAATTGCCGCTACCTGAAGGCCTAGACGCAGAAAAAGTGTTAGAGCGTATTGATCCTCATAAAGACGTCGACGGCTTTCACCCATATAACGTAGGTCGTCTTGCCCAAAGAATGCCAGCACTGAGACCTTGTACGCCAAAAGGGATCATCACCCTACTCGACTCTACCGGTGTGCGTTATAAAGGCATGCATGCTGTTGTGGTTGGTGCTTCAAACATCGTTGGTCGTCCTATGTCGCTAGAACTATTACTTGCCGGTTGTACTACAACCGTTTGCCATAAATTTACGCAAGACTTGGAAGCTCACGTTCGTCGCGCCGATCTATTAGTTGTGGCGGTTGGTAAACCTGAGTTTATTCCAGGCGACTGGGTTAAAGAAGGCGCGATTGTCATCGATGTAGGCATTAATCGCTTAGAATCTGGCAAACTGGTAGGTGACGTGCAATACGACATCGCAGAACAAAACGCGAGCTTCATTACCCCAGTGCCAGGTGGTGTGGGCCCAATGACCGTCGCGAGCTTAATCGAAAATACGCTAGAAGCGTGTGAAAAATATCACAGTTAG
- the tig gene encoding trigger factor, with protein sequence MQVSVETTQGLERRLTITVPAENVETEVKKRLQKLSRTQRIDGFRPGKVPVSIITKRYGAAVRQEVAGDLMQRNYIEAIIAEKINPAGAPSFAPKSLEAGKDLEFDATFEVYPEVELKDLDKIAVEKPAVSVTDEDLANMLETLRKQHASWTESDAAAGEKDRVTVDFVGTIDGEEFEGGKAEDFPLELGQGRMIPGFEDGIVGKKAGEEVVSDVTFPEEYHAENLKGKAAQFTITVKKVEVQELPELTDEFATKFGVAEGGVDALKEEVKKNMERELNQAVKANVKDQAIKGLLETNEVEVPKALIDQEIDALRQQAAQRFGGNAQNMPELPAELFHEQAVTRVKTGLLLGEVIKANDIKVDEDKVAELIDTVASAYEDPSEVVEYYKANDQLMQQMRNVAMEELAVEAVLAAASVSDVEKSFDDIMNPQAAQ encoded by the coding sequence ATGCAAGTTTCTGTTGAGACGACTCAAGGCCTTGAGCGCCGTCTGACCATCACCGTTCCTGCAGAGAACGTTGAGACTGAAGTTAAAAAACGCCTACAAAAACTGTCAAGAACACAGCGTATCGATGGCTTCCGCCCTGGTAAGGTTCCAGTGTCAATCATCACTAAGCGTTACGGCGCGGCTGTACGTCAAGAAGTTGCTGGCGATCTGATGCAGCGTAACTATATCGAAGCAATCATTGCTGAGAAAATCAACCCTGCAGGCGCACCATCTTTTGCTCCTAAGTCACTAGAAGCAGGTAAAGATCTAGAATTCGATGCAACTTTTGAAGTATACCCAGAAGTTGAACTTAAAGATCTAGACAAAATCGCGGTTGAGAAACCTGCAGTTTCTGTCACTGATGAAGACCTAGCGAACATGCTTGAAACGCTTCGTAAGCAACACGCTTCTTGGACTGAGAGTGATGCTGCAGCTGGCGAAAAAGACCGTGTAACGGTTGATTTCGTTGGTACAATCGACGGTGAAGAGTTCGAAGGCGGTAAAGCTGAAGATTTCCCTCTAGAGCTTGGTCAAGGTCGTATGATCCCAGGTTTCGAAGACGGTATCGTTGGTAAAAAAGCAGGTGAAGAAGTTGTTTCTGACGTAACTTTCCCTGAAGAATACCACGCTGAAAACCTAAAAGGTAAAGCGGCTCAATTCACAATCACTGTGAAGAAAGTTGAAGTTCAAGAGCTTCCTGAACTAACTGACGAGTTCGCAACTAAGTTTGGTGTTGCTGAAGGTGGTGTTGACGCACTTAAAGAAGAAGTTAAGAAGAACATGGAGCGTGAGCTAAACCAAGCGGTTAAAGCTAACGTGAAAGATCAAGCGATCAAAGGTCTTCTAGAAACTAACGAAGTTGAAGTGCCAAAAGCGCTAATCGACCAAGAAATCGACGCACTTCGTCAACAAGCAGCACAACGTTTTGGCGGCAACGCTCAAAACATGCCTGAGCTTCCTGCAGAGCTATTCCACGAGCAAGCGGTAACTCGCGTGAAAACTGGCCTACTACTAGGTGAAGTGATCAAAGCGAACGACATCAAAGTTGATGAAGATAAAGTTGCTGAACTAATCGATACAGTTGCTTCTGCATACGAAGATCCAAGTGAAGTAGTTGAATACTACAAAGCAAACGATCAACTAATGCAGCAAATGCGCAACGTTGCGATGGAAGAGCTAGCAGTTGAAGCTGTACTTGCTGCTGCATCTGTTTCTGATGTTGAAAAGTCATTCGACGACATCATGAATCCACAGGCTGCTCAATAA
- the clpP gene encoding ATP-dependent Clp endopeptidase proteolytic subunit ClpP — translation MNDGMIDPINALVPMVVEQTAKGERSYDIYSRLLKDRIIFLTGQVEDHMANLIVAQMLFLESESPDKDIFLYINSPGGSVTAGMSIYDTMNFIKPDVSTVCVGQAASMGAFLLSGGAKGKRYCLPNSRVMIHQPLGGFQGQASDFEIHAREILAIKEKLNRLMADHTGQPYDVVAHDTDRDNFMTADQALEYGLIDAVHSRRELK, via the coding sequence ATGAATGATGGTATGATCGATCCAATCAATGCGTTAGTACCTATGGTCGTGGAGCAAACGGCTAAAGGCGAGCGTTCTTATGATATTTACTCACGACTGTTAAAAGACCGTATTATTTTCTTAACAGGTCAAGTCGAAGACCATATGGCCAATCTAATTGTGGCGCAGATGCTGTTCTTGGAATCAGAAAGCCCTGACAAAGATATATTCTTGTATATCAACTCGCCAGGTGGTTCTGTGACTGCTGGAATGTCAATCTACGACACGATGAACTTTATCAAGCCTGACGTTAGTACGGTTTGTGTTGGTCAGGCTGCGAGTATGGGAGCATTTTTGCTATCTGGCGGTGCTAAAGGTAAACGTTATTGCTTGCCGAACTCGCGTGTGATGATCCACCAACCTTTAGGTGGTTTCCAAGGTCAGGCTTCTGATTTTGAAATTCATGCTCGTGAAATCTTGGCGATCAAAGAAAAATTGAATCGCTTAATGGCGGATCACACCGGTCAACCTTATGATGTGGTTGCGCATGACACAGACCGAGACAACTTTATGACTGCAGATCAAGCGTTAGAATATGGTCTGATTGATGCGGTTCACTCTCGTCGAGAGCTTAAGTGA
- a CDS encoding IS4/Tn5 family transposase DNA-binding protein has protein sequence MVFSKSSEQWASETFSQAKLGDIRRAKRLIVLASKLLTKLGQPLVQSPTSPADIEAAYRFTRNKAINAQAIAEAGFLAIANCVNHCECLLALEDTTSLKFKHQAVCDEMGHTSSNKHSHDKHAYSVLLFSPEQKHVVSLIEHMRNQFKWPK, from the coding sequence ATGGTATTTTCAAAAAGTTCAGAGCAATGGGCATCAGAAACATTTTCTCAAGCAAAGTTAGGTGATATTCGCAGAGCAAAAAGATTGATTGTATTGGCCTCTAAACTTCTAACTAAGTTAGGGCAACCTCTCGTGCAATCACCTACTTCTCCAGCAGATATTGAAGCGGCTTACCGTTTTACTCGCAATAAAGCAATCAATGCCCAAGCCATAGCCGAGGCAGGCTTTCTAGCGATAGCAAATTGTGTTAACCACTGCGAGTGTCTGCTCGCTTTAGAGGACACCACTTCGCTTAAATTCAAGCATCAAGCAGTATGTGACGAAATGGGACACACGAGTTCGAACAAGCATTCGCATGATAAGCATGCTTACTCAGTATTGCTGTTTTCACCAGAGCAGAAACATGTCGTTAGTCTCATTGAGCACATGAGAAATCAATTTAAATGGCCAAAATAA